In Prunus dulcis chromosome 1, ALMONDv2, whole genome shotgun sequence, the following are encoded in one genomic region:
- the LOC117619744 gene encoding MDIS1-interacting receptor like kinase 2-like, with the protein MKSLTCYKLCSLAYCLLLYVQLLSSSSPNFLQLASATSTDEAKALLKWKATFQNQIHNKYLSSWAYPPSNNSTNSSRNPKTKASPCTWAGVSCNAAGSVIKINLTESGLQGTLHDFSFMSFPNLEYLDLSMNNFFGSIPPQISFLSKLSYLDLSSNQLSGRIPPEISLLRNLTILQITNNQLNGSIPTSLGDLTNLTVLYLYNNTLSGTIPKEIWTMKSLVQLALTDNQLDGSIPTSLGDLTNLTHLYLSTNNLSGTIPKEIGNLKSLLELSLSKNQMVGSIPTSIGDLKNLTLLHISSNFLSGTIPDEIGYLKSLTDLDLSINKLNGSVPTSLGELKNLEALFLRDNKLSGLIPQEIGNLKKLKELELGFNQFVGYLPQNLCQRRWLSKLLVNNNSFIGPIPKKLKTCTSLLRVRLDGNQFKGNISEDFGVYPNLQYIDLSDNNLHGEVSRNWGQCPQLRGLLIAKNNLTGTIPPDIGNATQIHELDLSSNHLVGVIPKEFGRLTSLVKLMLNGNQLVGRIPSEFESLTDLEYLDISTNKFNEPIPSILGDLSKLHYLNLSNNKFSQAIPFQLGKLVQLSELDLSHNSLEGTIPSELSTMESLEKLNLSHNNLSGFIPMSFEGMHGLSYVDISYNHLEGPLPNSRAFRDASPEALKGNIGLCGNVGAFPLCKHGSRKDHKRVLIIIFSFLAAVFLLSAFFTIVFVVERRKKRHDKEENNMQEEISFSILNFDGKTMYEEIIRATDDFDSTYCIGKGGHGSVYRANLSNANVVAVKKLHLLWDGTNNFQKEFLNEIRALTEMRHRNIVKLYGFCSHARHSFLVYEYLERGSLATMLSKGEEAKELGWSKRVNIVKGVAHALSYMHHDCLPPVVHRDISSKNILLDSEYEASVSDFGTAKFLNPDSTNWSALAGTHGYMAPELAYTMEVNEKCDVYSFGVVALEVIIGRHPGDLISSLSSSSSSTSSPSGLPAHQMPIVDGLDQRISPPTHQVAGELVSLVMMAFACLNPNPQSRPIMKQVSQHLSTKKLHLSKPLRMITWGELLALDGFTT; encoded by the exons atgaaatctTTGACTTGTTATAAACTATGCTCTCTAGCTTATTGCCTTCTCTTGTATGTTCAGCTGCTTTCATCTTCATCACCAAATTTCCTTCAATTAGCTTCTGCTACTTCTACTGATGAGGCAAAGGCTCTTCTGAAATGGAAAGCCAcctttcaaaatcaaatccaCAACAAATATCTGTCCTCATGGGCTTACCCTCCCAGTAATAATTCCACCAACTCTTCCCGCAATCCTAAAACAAAAGCAAGTCCATGCACTTGGGCTGGTGTTTCATGCAACGCTGCTGGAAGTGTCATCAAGATAAACCTTACCGAGTCTGGTTTACAAGGTACGCTACATGATTTCTCATTCATGTCCTTCCCTAATCTTGAATATCTTGACCTCAgcatgaataatttttttggttccatCCCACCTCAAATCAGTTTCCTCTCCAAACTCAGTTATCTTGATCTCTCTTCTAATCAGTTGTCTGGGAGAATCCCGCCAGAAATCAGTCTCCTAAGAAATCTTACCATTCTCC AAATTACCAATAATCAACTCAATGGTTCAATCCCGACATCACTAG GTGATTTGACAAACCTCACCGTTCTCTATCTCTATAATAATACTCTTTCGGGGACTATTCCTAAAGAGATATGGACCATGAAATCTCTTGTGCAGCTAGCTTTGACTGATAATCAATTGGATGGTTCAATCCCGACATCATTAGGTGATCTAACAAACCTTACTCATCTCTATCTCTCTACTAATAATCTTTCTGGCACTATTCCTAAGGAGATAGGGAACCTGAAATCTCTTTTGGAGCTATCTTTGTCAAAGAATCAAATGGTTGGTTCGATCCCGACATCAATCGGTGATCTGAAAAATCTTACCCTTCTCCATATCTCTAGCAATTTTCTTTCTGGCACTATTCCTGATGAGATAGGGTACTTGAAATCACTTACTGACCTAGATTTGAGCATTAATAAACTCAATGGTTCAGTTCCCACTTCATTGGGTGAATTAAAAAACTTAGAAGCCTTATTTCTGCGTGACAATAAACTTTCTGGGTTGATTCCCCAAGAGATAGGAAATCTAAAGAAGTTGAAAGAACTGGAGCTGGGGTTTAACCAATTTGTTGGTTATTTGCCTCAAAACCTTTGCCAACGGAGATGGCTTTCAAAGCTTCTAGTGAACAACAACAGTTTCATTGGTCCAATTcccaaaaaattgaaaacttgcaCGAGCTTATTGAGAGTCCGTCTTGATGGGAACCAATTCAAAGGAAACATATCTGAAGATTTTGGCGTGTACCCGAATCTTCAATATATAGATTTAAGCGACAACAACTTGCATGGTGAAGTGTCACGCAACTGGGGACAGTGCCCACAATTACGAGGCTTACTAATTGCCAAAAACAACCTTACTGGTACCATACCACCGGACATCGGCAACGCCACCCAAATTCATGAACTTGATCTTTCTTCAAATCATTTAGTTGGGGTGATTCCGAAGGAATTCGGGAGACTGACTTCATTGGTGAAGTTGATGTTGAATGGAAATCAACTTGTGGGTCGTATACCATCGGAATTCGAATCATTAACTGATCTTGAATATCTTGATATCTCCACAAACAAATTCAATGAGCCAATTCCAAGCATTCTTGGTGACTTGTCCAAATTACACTACTTGAATTTGAGCAACAACAAGTTCAGTCAAGCAATTCCTTTCCAGTTGGGGAAGTTAGTTCAACTGTCCGAATTGGATTTAAGTCATAACTCACTTGAAGGTACGATACCATCAGAATTAAGCACTATGGAGAGTCTGGAGAAGCTCAATCTGTCCCACAACAATCTTTCTGGTTTCATTCCCATGAGCTTTGAAGGCATGCACGGCTTGTCATATGTTGACATATCCTACAATCACTTGGAAGGTCCCCTTCCCAACAGCCGCGCATTTCGAGATGCTTCGCCGGAAGCATTAAAAGGGAACATTGGTTTGTGTGGGAATGTTGGAGCTTTCCCACTCTGCAAGCATGGCTCAAGAAAAGACCACAAACGGGTACTCATAATCATATTCTCCTTTCTAGCTGCAGTTTTTCTTCTGTCTGCTTTCTTTACAATTGTGTTTGTGGtggaaagaaggaagaagcgtcatgataaagaagaaaacaacatgCAAGAAGAAATTTCCttttcaatattaaattttgatGGAAAAACAATGTATGAGGAAATCATAAGGGCAACAGATGATTTTGATTCCACATATTGCATTGGGAAGGGAGGACATGGAAGCGTCTACAGAGCGAATTTATCAAATGCCAACGTAGTGGCAGTGAAGAAACTCCATTTGCTGTGGGATGGCACGAACAATTTTCAAAAGGAATTCTTAAATGAAATAAGGGCACTAACTGAGATGCGACACCGAAACATTGTGAAGCTTTATGGTTTTTGTTCACATGCACGGCACTCATTTTTGGTATATGAGTATCTAGAAAGGGGCAGCTTGGCCACAATGTTGAGCAAAGGTGAAGAAGCTAAAGAATTGGGGTGGAGTAAAAGGGTGAATATTGTGAAAGGTGTAGCTCATGCCCTGTCTTACATGCACCACGATTGCTTGCCACCAGTTGTACATCGTGACATATCAAGCAAGAACATTTTGCTCGATTCTGAATATGAGGCCTCTGTTTCAGACTTTGGCACTGCTAAGTTTTTGAACCCAGACTCAACTAATTGGAGTGCCCTTGCTGGCACACACGGATATATGGCACCAG AGCTTGCTTATACAATGGAAGTAAATGAGAAATGCGACGTTTATAGCTTTGGAGTAGTAGCATTGGAAGTGATAATTGGAAGGCATCCAGGAGATCTCATCTCATCTCtgtcatcatcttcttcgtcGACATCATCACCATCTGGATTACCTGCCCATCAGATGCCAATTGTGGATGGTTTGGACCAACGCATTTCCCCTCCAACACATCAAGTTGCAGGGGAACTGGTCTCTCTTGTTATGATGGCGTTTGCATGTTTGAATCCCAATCCACAATCTCGTCCCATAATGAAACAAGTTTCTCAACATCTCTCAACTAAGAAGCTCCATTTGTCAAAGCCGTTACGCATGATAACATGGGGTGAATTGCTTGCTCTCGATGGTTTTACTACCTGA